The nucleotide sequence AATTTTTCGATGAGTGGAGGAACCGCTAAAACTTCTTACTTCGCATCCTTAGGCGCAAGAGACCAAGAGGGAATTCTTAACAATAGTGATATCAAGAGGTATTCAGGTAGAGTTAATGTTACCCAAAAAGGTCTAGATGATCGTTTGAAAGTAGATTTAAATTTATCGGCTACTAGAACCGAAAATGAGCGTCCCGATACCGAAACAATGGTTAGCAATATGTTGTCTTTAAACCCAACAAGACCGGCTTACACTAATGGAGAACCTACCGTTTTTGGAACGGGAATTAATCCATTGATTATTGAAGATATCTATGGAGATTATTCTTTTAACAATCGTATGATTGCTAATATTTCTCCTTCTCTTGAAATTATCGATGGCTTAACTTATAAATTGAATTTAGGGGTAGATTATTCTAAAACTGATAGAGACGAGCAGTCCATCCCATATTCCGAAAATCCAGATTTTGCAGATGGCTCTATAACTTCAACTTTTACTACAAACCGAAACACTTTAATTGAAAATACGCTGAATTACGAAGCAGATTTTGGAGATCACGGTTTAAGCCTTTTAGCAGGTCATTCTTATCAAAAATTCTATATTCATGAAAAAGAATATTATTTTTCTAAGTTTCCTGATAATGGTATCGAACCAAGATATCAACTAGGCGAAGCCAGAGGGGAAGATAATACTCAGTCTTCTGAAGCAGTTCAAAACGAACTACAGTCTTTCTTTGGAAGGGTAAATTATAGTTACGATGATAAATATTTAGTGACTGCAACCGTGAGATCTGATGGTTCTACTAAGTTTGGAGAAAACAATGAATACGCAATATTCCCATCTTTTGCTTTAGGATGGAATATTTATAAAGAAGATTTTCTGGAAAACTCGGCTATTAGTAATTTAAAATTAAGAGCAAGTTGGGGTAAATCAGGTAATCAAGAAATTCCTTCTAAACAAACTAATTTAAGCTACGGAGAGAGTTTTGAGGATAATGATATTTACCCAATGAATGGTGATGAAACTACCCGCGAAAGCTATCCTTATGGTTTAGTGTTTGCTCGTACTGCCAATCCGGATTTACAGTGGGAAGAAACAGCGCAAACAAACATCGGTTTAGATTTTGGATTTTTTAATCAGAGATTAACCGGTACGGTAGATTATTTCTTAAAAGAAACCACAGATGTTTTGCTTTATTTCTCTACTCAGGATCCTATTGATGAGGTTGGGTATACGTGGCAAAATATTCCTGATATGAAAATCGAAAATTCAGGTTTAGAATTTTCTTTAGACTATCAAAGTGATAAAACAAGAGACTTCTCTTATAATATTGGCGGTAACCTTTCATACATCAAAAACGAAATTACCGATTCCCCATTTACTATCGTAACTACGGGTACAGCACAAGGGTCTGGACAAACGGGAGCAACGATAAATGGGTATATGAATAATCAACCTATCGGTAACTTCTTTGTAAGACAATTTGAAGGCATTGGCGCAGATGGGCTTAGCCAATTTACAGATATCAACGGTGACGGGCAGATCGATGATAGTGATCGTACATCTTCAGGAAGTGCCGTTCCCGATTTTATTTATGCTTTCTACACTAAATTCAATTATAAAAATTTCTTTTTAGGATTGAATTTCAACGGAGTAAGTGGTAATAAATTATATAACCATACCAGAATGAGTTTGTTTAATAAAACTCAGATTTCAAATTCCTTAAACACTACAGACCAAGCGATCGAGTTTGCAAACGAAGATCCTAGTAACACTAATACTGTTTCTACCAGATATCTGGAAGACGGAAGCTTTTTACGTCTAAACAACGCAACATTGGCTTACGATTTAGATCCTAAAACTATAGGTTTGGGAGATTGGTTAAACAGCTTCAGATTATCAGTAACAGGGCAAAACTTATTTGTAATTACCGATTATAGCGGTTTTGATCCTGAACTTAATACAGGAACTTCTGGAGATGCGAAGTCTTTTGGTATCGATTATTACACCTATCCTAAAGCAAGAACGTTTGTTTTTGGTTTAAATGTATCCTTCTAATTTTAAAAAAGTAAAAATGAAACATAGAATTCTAACTGTATTTGCGGGACTTAGCGTATTAGCATTTACAAATTGTACAGATTTAGAAGAAGAAATATTAGACGAATCATTAACCGGATCTGAAGGTCTTGTTGAACCCATTAATGGTTCGATGGCTGCAGCTTACGGTATTCTTCCACAAACCTTTAGACATACTCGATATTTTGGGTTGCAGGAAATCCCTTCAGATGAAGCGATCTTGCCTCCAAGAACAGGCCTTGGCGGGACGCAGTGGGCAGATAATGATACGTATACTACTGCACATAGACATTTAATGTCTTCAAATAATAGTTTAGTAACAGGTGCCTGGAGCTATTTAACGACTGCTTTGTTTAGAACCGTTGCTGCAATAGATGTAATTACACCAATGGCTGAAGATGGAGACGCAGAAGCAGTACAGGCATTAGCTGAAATGAGAGCTTTAAGAGCTTATGAGAATATGCTATTTTTAGATAGTTGGGGATTAGCTTTTGGTAAAGAAACGACTTCAGAAACTTCTGAAATTTTAAGAGGTGAAGAAGCAGTTGCTTACATCGAATCTGAATTTTTAACAGCCTTAGAAAATATCAATAACGATCGTGGTCCTGGTAGAATGACAGAGGATGCTATCTATGGATATTTAGCAAAATTATATTTGAATGCAGCGGTTTATAGAGATCCTTACGGAACTCCAAATTTCAGCGATTCAGATATGCAAAAAGTAGTAGACTATACCGATAATATTATTAATAACGGAGGCTATTCGTTATCCTCAGAATA is from Zunongwangia endophytica and encodes:
- a CDS encoding SusC/RagA family TonB-linked outer membrane protein, with amino-acid sequence MYFKITQLNSKKVLFGLSVLLFSQTGEAAPVKKPSTEFTITSKSIQRSISGVVTDDQGVPLPGATVMVKGTNNGVTTNFDGEYTIDVQEGDILQASFVGFQTFEINVSGRTNFDIQLETDSASLDEVLVVGYGTQKKSDLTGSVSSVSDEEFNKGINTNPGNLLQGKVSGLNVTNASGEPGSGQDIIIRGVGTLRSGTSPLYVIDGFVLDNSSTGMPTNPLNFINTEDIESINVLKDASAAAIYGSRAANGVVVITTKKGKAGRTQINFSASTAISSIANKIDVFSADEFRNVVEEIGGSLSDNGADTDWQEELTRTAITNDVNFSMSGGTAKTSYFASLGARDQEGILNNSDIKRYSGRVNVTQKGLDDRLKVDLNLSATRTENERPDTETMVSNMLSLNPTRPAYTNGEPTVFGTGINPLIIEDIYGDYSFNNRMIANISPSLEIIDGLTYKLNLGVDYSKTDRDEQSIPYSENPDFADGSITSTFTTNRNTLIENTLNYEADFGDHGLSLLAGHSYQKFYIHEKEYYFSKFPDNGIEPRYQLGEARGEDNTQSSEAVQNELQSFFGRVNYSYDDKYLVTATVRSDGSTKFGENNEYAIFPSFALGWNIYKEDFLENSAISNLKLRASWGKSGNQEIPSKQTNLSYGESFEDNDIYPMNGDETTRESYPYGLVFARTANPDLQWEETAQTNIGLDFGFFNQRLTGTVDYFLKETTDVLLYFSTQDPIDEVGYTWQNIPDMKIENSGLEFSLDYQSDKTRDFSYNIGGNLSYIKNEITDSPFTIVTTGTAQGSGQTGATINGYMNNQPIGNFFVRQFEGIGADGLSQFTDINGDGQIDDSDRTSSGSAVPDFIYAFYTKFNYKNFFLGLNFNGVSGNKLYNHTRMSLFNKTQISNSLNTTDQAIEFANEDPSNTNTVSTRYLEDGSFLRLNNATLAYDLDPKTIGLGDWLNSFRLSVTGQNLFVITDYSGFDPELNTGTSGDAKSFGIDYYTYPKARTFVFGLNVSF